The Primulina eburnea isolate SZY01 chromosome 13, ASM2296580v1, whole genome shotgun sequence genome includes a region encoding these proteins:
- the LOC140809684 gene encoding F-box/kelch-repeat protein SKIP25-like: protein MINIVIESHCKNKDIINENDEKLQINFLIKSVLLPGLPDHLAQLCLSALQPSLLYSVSLSWRRLIYSPSFPPFLSLYAVLGRPTSIKYPFIKSVQLGRCQCQCQPNSIAFFSFDPISSTWRALPTPPTDPPMCIIRQHPSFISRILSIQSLTVSGRLVLIAATTHKLLPALTHPLVFNPLSGKWYYGPPFSSPRRWCVAGSINGGIYVASGTGAQYHGEVARSMERWDISKKDVDWKWEKRASFKDGRFSREAVEALGHRGKLYMVNLKGKAVKEGAVYDVLMNQWQEMPKGMLNGWNGPAAVDNDFMYVVDQENGSLSRYNEDGDCWEELIEPSELLKGAEHLSAQKGKICAVSANGGKIIVADILAKPARVFMVNPPQGMEVISVHILPRMSVREH, encoded by the coding sequence ATGATCAATATAGTTATAGAAAGTCACTGCAAGAACaaagatatcatcaatgaaaatgaTGAGAAGCTGCAAATAAACTTTCTAATCAAGTCGGTCTTACTACCTGGCTTACCCGACCACCTAGCTCAGCTATGTCTTTCAGCTCTCCAACCTTCACTTCTCTACAGCGTCTCTCTCTCATGGCGTCGACTTATATATTCTCCCTCCTTCCCTCCATTCCTCTCTCTTTATGCTGTCCTTGGAAGACCTACGTCAATTAAGTATCCCTTCATCAAATCTGTCCAATTAGGCCGATGCCAATGCCAATGCCAACCAAATTCAATTGCCTTCTTCTCTTTTGATCCCATTTCCTCAACATGGAGAGCGCTCCCAACTCCTCCAACTGATCCACCCATGTGCATCATACGTCAACATCCTTCTTTCATATCAAGAATTCTATCTATTCAATCTTTAACTGTGTCGGGGCGTTTGGTGCTTATAGCTGCCACCACCCACAAGCTTCTCCCAGCTCTAACTCATCCATTAGTGTTCAACCCTTTGTCCGGTAAGTGGTACTACGGACCTCCATTCTCTAGTCCCCGTCGTTGGTGTGTTGCCGGATCAATAAATGGTGGAATATATGTGGCAAGTGGTACAGGCGCACAATATCATGGTGAAGTGGCAAGGTCCATGGAACGATGGGACATATCAAAGAAGGATGTAGATTGGAAATGGGAAAAAAGAGCTTCATTCAAAGATGGAAGATTTAGTCGGGAAGCTGTCGAAGCATTAGGACACAGAGGTAAACTATACATGGTAAATTTAAAAGGCAAAGCAGTAAAAGAAGGGGCAGTTTATGACGTTCTCATGAATCAGTGGCAGGAAATGCCAAAGGGAATGTTGAATGGGTGGAATGGGCCAGCAGCAGTGGATAATGATTTCATGTATGTAGTGGATCAAGAAAATGGTTCGTTGAGTCGGTACAACGAGGATGGCGATTGCTGGGAAGAGTTGATTGAGCCTTCGGAGCTTCTAAAAGGTGCTGAGCATTTATCAGCACAAAAAGGAAAAATCTGTGCTGTTTCTGCCAATGGTGGAAAGATCATTGTGGCTGATATTTTGGCAAAGCCGGCTAGGGTTTTCATGGTGAATCCTCCACAAGGAATGGAAGTCATTTCAGTCCATATATTGCCAAGGATGAGTGTTCGTGAACACTGA